The sequence below is a genomic window from Pseudomonadota bacterium.
CGTCGCTGCCCTCCAGCAGGGTGACTTCGCGCAGCATGCGTTGCCAGGTCGCCGGTGCGTTCCGCTGCGAGAGCCGATCGAGCACGCGCTCGCGAAGCTCGCTGCTCAAGTCGCGCTCGCGGTCGCCGCTCTTGCGGCAAAGCAGGACGGCTGCAAAGGCGGCGTGCTCGGTGCGGCGCCAGTCGGTTTGCAGGCAGGTCTGCAGCCAGCGCTCGGCGGTTGCCCGCGGCACCACGTTGTGCGCGCTTCCGTAGAAGGGCACGCGCGCGCCGATGCGGCCGACGCTCCACCAAGCCTGCGCGCCCTCGTCGTGGCGCAGCAGTCGCTCGATCAGCCAGTCGCCGACCTTCTCCTTGCGTTGGGGATCGATGTGCTCGAGCGATCCAGCCAGTCGCAGCATGTTGTCGTAGCCGAGCCATTTTGGACCCGCAGGCCGCTTGCGGGGGCGGGTGGCGGGCGGGCGCAGATACCATTCGAGCACGTCGAGCAGGACGCCCTGCTGCTCGGGGCCGAGACCGCCTGCTGCCCGCCGCCACAGGATCCACCACTCCGCGTGGTTCTGGCTTTCGGGCATGAACTCCACGCCAGACTCGAAGATCGTCCACAGCTCCCCCACCCGCCAGTCGTCGAGCGGGTAGCCGAAACCCGGCCGCATGCTGTAACCGGTCAGGTTGAGCCAGACCCGCTCGTGCGCGGCCGAACGCCGGCGCCGGCGCGCGCCAGCCCAAAGCGCGCCGAAGAGCTCTCTCAGCAACGGAGTGTCCCAACCGGAGCGTGGGCCGAGCAGCTTCTCCAGCGTGGCTCGGAGCGTCTTCACGTGCCGTGGCTGCACCGCTTGCGAGCTCTTGCCGTAGACGAGCCGCACCTGCTCGGTCGCTTGTGCGAAACGCGGGTGAAGCTGCGTCACGCGCCCGGCGGCCAGGCGTTCCGGTTGCTTGCCTCGAAGCACGAGCTCGAGCTTCCAGCGCTGCGCCGGATTGTCGCGCGCCACGCAGCCAAGCTCGAGGGTCCCGATCTCGGTCAGCGCGCTGACCAGCTGAACCGGGATCTCGCCGGCACCGCCGCCCGCCTTCGAGGAAAGTACCGCGGCGAGCGGAGGCAAATCCACGAAGCCGCTGCCCGCGATGCTCACCAGGTCGCCCGCGCCGTGGTGGCGCACGTCTTGGCTCGAAGAGACCAGGGAAAAGCGCACCGGCGTGCCTGTCTTGAGGGAGAAGGTGCGTTCGGGCAGCAGCACTTCTTCGCCCTCTTCCGAGCCGCGGGGCAGCAGACAAACACCACGGCGCTCGTTGTCTGCCTGGCCGAGCAGCAAGAAGTAGCTGCGCGCCGACCCGCCTCCAATGCGCAGCCCGAGACCGCGGCGCGCCAGGCCATAGGCTACGGCACCTCGCGCCACCGCGAGCTCGGGCGCGTCGTTGCGAAGCAAACGTGGCGCCGAGCTGCGCCACGAGGCCACAACCTCGAGCAGACGCGTGGCGAGCGCCGGCGAGCGGAAGACTCCCCCGTTGAGCAGGATCGTATCGGGGACGACTGGCGCGTTGCCGGACGGAGCCGCAGGGCCGAGGGCTTTCCTCGCCAGGGCGGCATGATCGGCGACAAAGGCAGCCATGTGCTTGGTGATGGCCGCGTCGGCCACGTAGGGCAGCCCGAACTCCACGATGGCGCTGCGTCGCGCATCGGGCCTGGCACCCGCTGCGACCTTGGGAAAGAAGCCGTCGAGCACCAGCCGTTCGACTTCCTGTTGGGTCACCTCGGTCGAGCGGGCGGCACCCACGAGCTTCGAGCCGCTCCCGAGCACGGTTACGCGCACCGGATCCGGTTCGGGCTGGCCCGACAGCAGCCTTTCCTTGGCGAGCCGGCATTGTTGCACGAGCTGTGCGAAACGGATTGCGCCGAGCTCGGCGCCCCTGGCGATGCGCGGCTCGCTGGCGTGAGCCAGGGCGAGGTCCATGTTGTCGCCCCCCAGCATCAGATGGTCGCCGACGGCAATGCGCGTCAAGCGCGGCCCCGAATCTCGCGGCTCGACTTGAATCAGCGTAAGGTCCGTGGTGCCGCCTCCGACATCGACCACGATCACCAGGCGCTGATCGGCGAGCTGCTCCTCGAGGTTCGCGCGATGCCGGTCGAGCCAGTGGTAGAAGGCGGCCTGCGGCTCCTCGACGAGCCTGAGCCTGGGCAGGCCCGCCCGCCTGGCTGCCTCGAGCGTAAGCGCGCGCGCTGCCTCGTCAAAGGACGCCGGTACCGTCAACACGACTTCCTGCTCGGCCAAGAGGTAACGCGGGTGCGCGAGATTCCAGGCGCTCGCCACGTGTCTGAGCGTGCACGCGCTCGCGTCGACGGGCGAGATCTTGGACACGCTTCGATCGCTGCCCCAGGGCAGGATGGCCGCATTGCGATCCACCGAAGGATGCGAAAGCCAGCTCTTGGCGCTCACGACCAGGCGACCGGGCACCTTGCTCCCGGCGCTGAGCGCAAAGCTGCCCACGACCCCCGGACAGGGCGCATGCTCATCGCCTCCCCATGGCAGCGTCAGGTCCGCCGGCTTCACTTCCCCCTCTGCGTGGTGGTAGCGCGCGGAAGGTAGCAAGGGGCGATGGTCGACCTCACCGGGCGCGGTCAGTTGAGGAATGGCCAGAATCTCGATCGCGGGCCCCGCGTTCGCTCCTGGGCCGGTGGCGGTGGCGGAGACGGCGCCGGCCAGCGCATCGGTGTCAGCGTAGGCCGCGACCGTGTGCGTGGTACCCAGATCGATGCCTACGATGAAACGCGCACCTCGAGCGCTCATGTCGGACGCTTCGCGCGCAGATCGAACTCGACGCGCCAGGGCTCGCCCTCAGCGCGCGGCAGAGCGAGCAATTCGAGCGTGCCAACTTCGGTCACGCGGGCCTGGAGCCGAACCGGAACGATCTCTCCCCGCCGCCTGCCTTCAGGCGAGAGCTCGACTTCGAGCTCCTCGAGCTCTTCGAGCTCTTGCTCGTCCCAGTGCTCGAGCGCGCTGCCGACCGTGTCCTGGCGTCGCACCGAGGAACCAAAAAAAGGCAGCCGCACGGGCTCGCCCACGACCAGACCAAACTCACGTTCGAGCGCGTCGGCCGCGCTGCCCTCCTCGAGCCCAAAAGGCGCAACGCACAGCGCGCTTAGCTGAGGCGGGATGCCTGGCACGGCGGGCATGGCGGCTTCCACGCCGACGTAGAATGCCTTGGCCGTGCCTCCGCGGATCCTGATCCCACGCCCGCGGCGCGCGTGGCAATGGTAGGCGGCTCCCCGGGCACACGCCAGGTCCAGGCTGGCGCCTTCGAGGACACGGGCGGGTTGCGCGCCAGCCGCGCGCAGCCAACCGTTCAGCACGTTCGTGGTTCGCTCGAGCAGCAAAGGTGCCCGGAATACACCGCCATTGACCAGGATCGCGGTCGGCTTCGCAAAGCGCGCGCTTGCCTCGCCGGGCGGCGCGCCGGCGTCTGCCAGCTCTGGCTCAAGGGCGCCGGCTTGGCGCGCCAAAAAGGCCGCCAGGTGTCGTGTGATGGCCGGATCCTGGGCGTAGGGCAGTCCAAGCTCGGTGAAGGCCGCGCGCGTTCGATGCCGTGGCCGCGCGTCGCTGCCCACATCGGGAAAGAAGCCCTCCACCAGCACGCTCGTTACCTCGGCGCGCGTGAGCTCGCTGCGCACCGCACCGCCGACGAGCTTGGAACCGCGCGCCGGCACCACCACGGGCACCGACTCGACGCTTGCGTCCGAGAGCAGCGTTTCCTTGGCTGCGCGACACGCGTGCGTGAGCGCGCGCATTTGCCAGGGGTCGAGACGCTTGCCCTTGGCTTGCAGCTTGGCTCGCACGGCATGCGCGAGCGCCAGATCCATGTTGTCGCCACCAAGAAGGATATGATCGCCTACCGCGACCCGATGCAGCTCGAGCGCTCCAGCGTCCTGCCTGACCGCAATCAGCGACAGATCGGTCGTGCCGCCGCCCACGTCGACCACGAGCACGACGTCCCCCACCTGGACCTTGTCGCGCCAGCGGCCACGGGAGCCCACGATCCAGCTGTACACGGCTGCTTGAGGCTCTTCGAGCAGCGTCAGGCGCTCGCAGCCAGCGCGCTTCGCGGCCGCTGCGGTAAGCTCCCTCGCCGCGGGGTCAAAGGACGCGGGAATCGTGATCGTGACGTCCTGCTGGCCGAGGGGCGCGTCTGGGTGCTCGAGCTCCCAGGCAGCCTTGAGATGCTCCAGGTAGCGGACCGAAGCCTGCACGGGCGACAGCCTGGGCACGTCCTCGGGAGCCTCGATGGGCAGGATGGCCGCCTGGCGGTCGACTCCCGGGTGGCAGAGCCAGCTCTTGGCGCTTGCGATCAGTCGCATCGGCGTGGACGCGCCCGCGCGGCGTGCCAGCTCACCCACCAGGGGTGCACCTGCTTTGCTTGGCCAGGGCAGCTGCAGGTCGGCGTCGCGAAATTCCGCTCCGTGGGGCAGGTAGGCGAAGGAGGGCAGCAACGGCCGCCGCTCGACCTCGCCCGGCGCCACCATCTGGGCGATCGCGAGGTCTTGGTGGTCCAGGGTTTCGCCGGTTCGGGTGCCGGCCGCCTCGGCTTGCTCGAAGGGCACGAAGCAAAGGGCACAGTGGGTGGTGCCAAGGTCGATGCCGACACCGAAGCGAGGTGACACAGGCTCCCCCGCTGCGCTCACGGCTCGACTCCGGCGCTCACAGCTCGACCTCGGCCGGGGTCAACACCGTGGCGTCGTGGTCCTTCGACATGCTGGGAAGCGTGACCCGGCGCACGCGCCAGCCCTTGTGGGAAAGGGTCCCGGTAAAGGGAGCCTCGCCCGTAACCCGACCCGTCACCCGAACCCGGCTGGCGTCGAAGCCCTGCTCCAGGGTGATGGTCTCGCCCTCTTGCTCGCTGCGGATCGACTCGATGTCGATGTGCTCCGCAATGGCCTTGCGGCAGCCGTCGTGCACCACACGGGCGGCCGCGCCCACGTCGGCGTCGTCCGCAGCGTCGAGACTCTCCATCACAAAGTCGACAAAGCGGCCCTCGCGCTGCAGCACGGCGAGCAGCTGGCACGCGGCGTCGGGCGTGGCCTCGCGCAACACCACCGGTTGGGGAGCCGCTTCCGGCGGCTTCGGCCCGTCGTCGGGGGCTCGCGCAGGCTCGCCCGAGTGGGCCTGGGGGCTCCGCCCCTGGGAGTCGAGCGGCCGCGACTCACGCTGAGCCTCATGATGCGGCCCAAGCCGCGGCTCGGACGAGGGCAGCGCAGTGCGCCCGAGCTCCACCACCCCGGCGGCGAATTGCGGATCGAAGAGGGTGCGGAAGAACGCGATCCACGCCAGGAAGATGCGGCTGAAGAAGGAGGGGCTAGACTCGCTCACGCGCCGGCGCTTAGCACATTCGCCTAGCCCTTGCATCGTGCTGGATCTCCGAGCGCCGGGGAGCCCTGCTGGGCGCGTGGTCAGCGACAAGGGCACCCCAGGACATCGATCCGTGCTACGATCCTCGGATACGCTTCGCGCGTCATGGACGGGGAGCGCATGGTATGCTCAAGCCGTGAGCTCAGCAGCACGACGAGCGAGCCGACGTCGCCGGACCTGGACAGGTGGCACAGTCCCCTTGGCACGGTCGGACGACGCCGACCGGGACTTTTGGCGTCAAGTCAGCGGATCAGAACGGCTTGCGGCGGCCTGGTCCCTGGCGGCCGCAGCCCACCGATTGCAACATGGAAATTCCCGAGGACTTTCGCGATCTGCTTCAGGAGTTCGCAAGCGTTAACGTGCGCTATCTTTTGATCGGGGGCCGCGTTGTTTCCAGTTCGTGCCTTTTCGTGAGGACAGGCCGAGATCGGACAGGTCGATGTCGCTTAGACTCCGAACCACATGACTAGCGTGCTCGAGCTCGTCCAGGGCATACTGCACGGCAGGAACGGCGATTACCTGCATGCCGGCCGCGAGAGCCGCCTCCACCCCCGCGGTCGAGTCTTCGAAGGCCACGCACGCGCTTGGCTCGATCCCCAGCGCCCGGGCTGCATGCAGAAATATGTCCGGAGCAGGCTTATAGCGCCCGATGCCGTCGTCCCCGCACACGATGGCATCGAAGTGTTCGAACCACGCCTTGCCGCGCGTCTTGAGATCGAACATCCGGCGCAGGCTGCTCGTAGCAACCGCCAGGGGCAGCCCCGCCCCGGCCAAATCCTCCACCAGCCGTTCGGCGCCAGCCATCGCGGCCACGTCCTGAAGCAGCGGCCTGAGCTCTCGTTCGCGCGCCTCGAGGTAGTGCTCGGGACGCAGCGGCAGCCCGAGCTCCTGCACCACGATCCCTGCTCCCAGCATGGGGTCGCGCGCCATGCAGCGGCGCTTGACCTCCCAGCCGAACCGCTTTCCGTACCGGCCCACCACGCGCTGCGCCGCCTCGGTGTAGACGCGCTCGGTGTCGAGCAGGAGGCCATCCAGATCGAAGATCGCGGCCTGTGGCGCTGCCTTGAGCAACATAGTTCGTTGATCTACCTGGACTCGAGCTCAGCACCTTAGATGTTCTTGGAGTGAACGGCAAAGAGCGGAGTGTGCTGCTGCCGGGTCGGCCCGGTGGCCGGGAGGTCTTGCGGGGTCGGCCGGCATGCACGATGTACGCGAGGTACTAGTAACACTAGTAGATCACAATCCCTGGCAAGCTGTACTAGGACTAGGCGTCCTTGGCGCCCCAGGCATACGCGATGGACAGCAGTCCGCCGAACGCGAACGCGGAAGCCAGCGAGGTGCCTAGCAAACGCCACCAAGCAATGCGCGTACCCTTGCGAGGCGGCTGCCAAACCAGCGGTCGATCGATCCAGCCGCTTACGGGCTCGAGCACGACGCGCTCGAGCTCGCCGGCCTCGATCGGAAGCCGTCTGCGGTACAGGGTGCGCTTCGGAGTCGAAACCGGACTGTTCGTGCTGCTGAAGCGCACCCTGTGCGTGCCCGACGTGTTCGTTTCGAAGCGAAGGGAGACGGGCCCGCGGTAGACCTCTCTGGCTGCTTTGTCTTGCCCCTTGGAGCTCAGGGGGGCCTCGCGAGCCGGGCGGGCGATGAAGAGCGACACCTCGAGCCCGCCAGAGGCTGCATGCGCGCGATAGGTCGCAGCATACTCGACCACGGACAGCGCCACGGCGGTGTCCTTGACGCTGCGCTCCGAATCGAGCAGGAGCTTGGGCTTGGCATGGCCATGCTGGGCTTGCGCTGGACCGGGCATCGCGACACAGCTGGCCGCCAAGCACAAACCGACCACTACTGCACTGCGACCGCGTGCTGCGCTGCCAGCGCGTGCTGCACCGGAACCGCGTGCGGTGGCGGTGCCTGCAAGGGGCTCGGTCGATCGAACGGCTCCGAGCCGCAGCTCGAGGTTGGTGCGCGGACAAACCGGGACGCAGCGCCCGCACACGTCGCAGTCGGGCCCGGGGTCGCCGGAGGCAGCATCGAGCTGCAGCCAGCACGCTTCGTTGCACAGACGGCAGTGCGCGCCGCAGCGACTCGGCGAGCTCACGGTCAGGTGCACCCGCCGCTTGCGGCCGAGCAGAGCCAGCGTGGCTCCCGTGGGACACACCGCAGCGCAGTAGCTGGTTGGACCCATCAACGCAACGGCGACCAGCAGCCCCACGAACACGCCTAGCACGCTCGAGCCACCCCCGAGCAACCAAGCCGCGTACACGGATTGCTGCAGCAAGAAATGCGGCAGCACCGTGAACAGCACGAGCTGCGTGCCGAGCAAGCTGGCAACGATCGTAGCCGCCAGCACAATGTAGCGTACGGGGCGGGTCCGAGGCAGCGCGAGGCGGTATCTACGCGGCCAGATCGTGTCGAAGAGCCACGACATGCCTCTGGCTAGTGCGCCGAAGGGGCACAGCCAGCCACAAAACCAGCGACCCGCCACCAGGGCCACCAGAGCTGGCAGCAACCAAGCAAGCAGCGTGCGCACCTGGCCCCTCGCATGCAGCAGGGCCAAGCCGCCGGCCAGTGGGTCGGCCGCCGGAAGGCCTACGTACTCGATGCCGAGCCCGCCCCCGATCAACTTGTTGGCATCGTGGGCGCGACGGGCCGTTTCGCCGCGGGGCAGCCGGGTCGAGAGCGCCTGGGGCAGCGTCCAGCCAGGCCCGCTCCAGGTGGCCAGCTGGTTGCGTTCGAGCCGCTGCCAGCCCCCGAGCAAGGGCGCCAGCAGCACGGCCGCCAGGCCCACGCACTGGGTCACGCGTCGAGCGATACGAAACGCTCGCCCCGGTCGCAATCCGCGCCGAGCCGCTCGTGCCTGCGGCAAGCAACGCCGGGCGCGTTCGCTCATACGGCAAGCCTCGAGACGTCGATGGCTCGTGGTGTCTGCGGACACAGCTCCACGCAGCGGCCGCAACCGACGCAGCTTTGTTCGAGCACGATCGGCTTTGCGGCCGGCACCAACCGAATCGCCTTACCGGGCAGCGGACAGGCGTCGTGACAGTAGCCACAGAGGCGCCCGAGAAAGGACAGGCAACGATCCGGGTCCACCACTGCCGTGCCCATGCGAACCTCGCGCGCGACTCGTGCAAGGTCGACGTTGTCCGGCTCGCTTACCGGGCTCAGGGCGCCGGTTGGACAGATGTGGGTGCAGCGCATGCACAGGGTACACGAGCGCGCCCGCACGTCGATGTAGGGCGTGAGGCTGCCATACGTTGGCTCGTCGAGACCGAAGTAGCGAATGCAGCCGTTTTCGCAGACGGTGCCGCACAACCCGCAGCGAATACAGGCAGCCCTGAAGCTCTCGTCGGGCTCGAGGGCGCTCGGTGGCCGTATCGGCGCCCGCCCCACGGGTTGCGCCACCTTGCCCAGGAAACCGAACAGGCGGGCCAGGAGCATGCCGCCGGCCGTAAGCAGCAGCCCCCCCTGCAGCACGAAATAGCGCCGGCTTACGCCCCTGCGGCGGCGCCTCACCCGGCGGCGGCGAGCGGCAGCTCGTGGCCGGGAAGGGCCAGGTCCAAAGCTCGGCAAACGCATTGGTTATAGTTATGGCACGGCCGCGACCGATCGAGTTGTTTCGTCACGGGCCCCTTTGGTCGGGGGAGCTATGAACGTAGACCCCGTGCGCCGGCTGCCAAGGGCAGCACGACTCGCTTCGCGACCTGCGGCTCGCCACCATCGCACGACTGCAATCCCTTCCTCCGGATGCGACACGGATGCCGGGACCCGAATCCGAACCGAATCCGAACCCCGAACCCCCGACCCCGAACCCCGGAGCCCGATGTCCGTACCCGACATCCGCCTCCGCATCGGCCCTCTGCCTCCGCCGCGGCTTTCTGTCTCCGTCTCGGCCTCTGCCCTCTGCTTCCGAATCCGACCTCGCTCTCGGCCTCGGGCTCCTCGGGCTCGGTCCCGCGATAGCACCCCAAGAAGCACGGCTTCGGCTGGCCGCCCAGCTAGCCGGTCGCCGAAGTCATGAAGAAACCTCCCCTACTTTGCACCAACATGTAGCTAGCGAAAAGCCGTGATGTCGATGACGCTCTTTTCGCCGGCGCGCGTCGGCAGCACCAGCCTCTTGCCATCGTACGACACCTCCACCGTACCCGCCGATCGGCTGAATACGGTCGCCTCTGCAAGCTGCTCGTCCCGCCACTTCATGCTCACCTCATGGCCACCGCGTGCTCTCAGCCCCCGGACCTCTCCGTCCTTCCACGCCGCGGGCAAGGCTGGCAGCAGCTGAATCCGCCCTGCGTGGGATTGCAGGAGCATCTCGGCCATGCCGGCCACCGCCCCCATGTTGCCGTCGAGCTGAAAGGGCGGGTGCGCCGAGAGCAAGTTCGAATAGATGCCGCTCGCGTGGCCATCGTATTTCGCGCCCGCAACCCGCACAGCGGGCCGCATGGCCATGGTCAAGAGTCGATACGCCCGCTCGCCGTCCCCCAACCGAGCCCACAGGTTCATCTTCCAGGCCAGAGACCAACCGGTACCCGCATCTCCACGCGCCTCGAGCGAGACCCTTGCAGCCTTGGCCAAATCCGGGGTCGTCTTGCGGCCAATTTGCTC
It includes:
- a CDS encoding HAD-IA family hydrolase, with the protein product MLLKAAPQAAIFDLDGLLLDTERVYTEAAQRVVGRYGKRFGWEVKRRCMARDPMLGAGIVVQELGLPLRPEHYLEARERELRPLLQDVAAMAGAERLVEDLAGAGLPLAVATSSLRRMFDLKTRGKAWFEHFDAIVCGDDGIGRYKPAPDIFLHAARALGIEPSACVAFEDSTAGVEAALAAGMQVIAVPAVQYALDELEHASHVVRSLSDIDLSDLGLSSRKGTNWKQRGPRSKDSAR
- a CDS encoding Hsp70 family protein is translated as MSAAGEPVSPRFGVGIDLGTTHCALCFVPFEQAEAAGTRTGETLDHQDLAIAQMVAPGEVERRPLLPSFAYLPHGAEFRDADLQLPWPSKAGAPLVGELARRAGASTPMRLIASAKSWLCHPGVDRQAAILPIEAPEDVPRLSPVQASVRYLEHLKAAWELEHPDAPLGQQDVTITIPASFDPAARELTAAAAKRAGCERLTLLEEPQAAVYSWIVGSRGRWRDKVQVGDVVLVVDVGGGTTDLSLIAVRQDAGALELHRVAVGDHILLGGDNMDLALAHAVRAKLQAKGKRLDPWQMRALTHACRAAKETLLSDASVESVPVVVPARGSKLVGGAVRSELTRAEVTSVLVEGFFPDVGSDARPRHRTRAAFTELGLPYAQDPAITRHLAAFLARQAGALEPELADAGAPPGEASARFAKPTAILVNGGVFRAPLLLERTTNVLNGWLRAAGAQPARVLEGASLDLACARGAAYHCHARRGRGIRIRGGTAKAFYVGVEAAMPAVPGIPPQLSALCVAPFGLEEGSAADALEREFGLVVGEPVRLPFFGSSVRRQDTVGSALEHWDEQELEELEELEVELSPEGRRRGEIVPVRLQARVTEVGTLELLALPRAEGEPWRVEFDLRAKRPT
- a CDS encoding hsp70 family protein, encoding MSARGARFIVGIDLGTTHTVAAYADTDALAGAVSATATGPGANAGPAIEILAIPQLTAPGEVDHRPLLPSARYHHAEGEVKPADLTLPWGGDEHAPCPGVVGSFALSAGSKVPGRLVVSAKSWLSHPSVDRNAAILPWGSDRSVSKISPVDASACTLRHVASAWNLAHPRYLLAEQEVVLTVPASFDEAARALTLEAARRAGLPRLRLVEEPQAAFYHWLDRHRANLEEQLADQRLVIVVDVGGGTTDLTLIQVEPRDSGPRLTRIAVGDHLMLGGDNMDLALAHASEPRIARGAELGAIRFAQLVQQCRLAKERLLSGQPEPDPVRVTVLGSGSKLVGAARSTEVTQQEVERLVLDGFFPKVAAGARPDARRSAIVEFGLPYVADAAITKHMAAFVADHAALARKALGPAAPSGNAPVVPDTILLNGGVFRSPALATRLLEVVASWRSSAPRLLRNDAPELAVARGAVAYGLARRGLGLRIGGGSARSYFLLLGQADNERRGVCLLPRGSEEGEEVLLPERTFSLKTGTPVRFSLVSSSQDVRHHGAGDLVSIAGSGFVDLPPLAAVLSSKAGGGAGEIPVQLVSALTEIGTLELGCVARDNPAQRWKLELVLRGKQPERLAAGRVTQLHPRFAQATEQVRLVYGKSSQAVQPRHVKTLRATLEKLLGPRSGWDTPLLRELFGALWAGARRRRRSAAHERVWLNLTGYSMRPGFGYPLDDWRVGELWTIFESGVEFMPESQNHAEWWILWRRAAGGLGPEQQGVLLDVLEWYLRPPATRPRKRPAGPKWLGYDNMLRLAGSLEHIDPQRKEKVGDWLIERLLRHDEGAQAWWSVGRIGARVPFYGSAHNVVPRATAERWLQTCLQTDWRRTEHAAFAAVLLCRKSGDRERDLSSELRERVLDRLSQRNAPATWQRMLREVTLLEGSDANRVFGESLPPGLRLIE
- a CDS encoding 4Fe-4S binding protein → MTQCVGLAAVLLAPLLGGWQRLERNQLATWSGPGWTLPQALSTRLPRGETARRAHDANKLIGGGLGIEYVGLPAADPLAGGLALLHARGQVRTLLAWLLPALVALVAGRWFCGWLCPFGALARGMSWLFDTIWPRRYRLALPRTRPVRYIVLAATIVASLLGTQLVLFTVLPHFLLQQSVYAAWLLGGGSSVLGVFVGLLVAVALMGPTSYCAAVCPTGATLALLGRKRRVHLTVSSPSRCGAHCRLCNEACWLQLDAASGDPGPDCDVCGRCVPVCPRTNLELRLGAVRSTEPLAGTATARGSGAARAGSAARGRSAVVVGLCLAASCVAMPGPAQAQHGHAKPKLLLDSERSVKDTAVALSVVEYAATYRAHAASGGLEVSLFIARPAREAPLSSKGQDKAAREVYRGPVSLRFETNTSGTHRVRFSSTNSPVSTPKRTLYRRRLPIEAGELERVVLEPVSGWIDRPLVWQPPRKGTRIAWWRLLGTSLASAFAFGGLLSIAYAWGAKDA
- a CDS encoding DUF2760 domain-containing protein, producing the protein MSESSPSFFSRIFLAWIAFFRTLFDPQFAAGVVELGRTALPSSEPRLGPHHEAQRESRPLDSQGRSPQAHSGEPARAPDDGPKPPEAAPQPVVLREATPDAACQLLAVLQREGRFVDFVMESLDAADDADVGAAARVVHDGCRKAIAEHIDIESIRSEQEGETITLEQGFDASRVRVTGRVTGEAPFTGTLSHKGWRVRRVTLPSMSKDHDATVLTPAEVEL
- a CDS encoding 4Fe-4S dicluster domain-containing protein produces the protein MRRRRRGVSRRYFVLQGGLLLTAGGMLLARLFGFLGKVAQPVGRAPIRPPSALEPDESFRAACIRCGLCGTVCENGCIRYFGLDEPTYGSLTPYIDVRARSCTLCMRCTHICPTGALSPVSEPDNVDLARVAREVRMGTAVVDPDRCLSFLGRLCGYCHDACPLPGKAIRLVPAAKPIVLEQSCVGCGRCVELCPQTPRAIDVSRLAV